The Tursiops truncatus isolate mTurTru1 chromosome 20, mTurTru1.mat.Y, whole genome shotgun sequence DNA window CTGACAACTCCTTCTCGGCAACTTTCTGTTCATAGATTTTGCCGATGGGTGACCCTGGACAAATTCTGTAACTCCCTGCCTTGAGTTTTCTATAACTCAGAAATATCAACTCCTGTCCTGACTACCTTACGTTGAGAGGTAAACTGAGGGAAGTAATAAATGTTTGCAAAGTTGAGAAGTGCTGCAGGAGGGAAAAGGGAACCAATGAATAAGAACACGGTCGCCCAGGGGAGGGCCCGGCATCTGGGCTGAAGTGCCTCCAATAGCCAGCAGGGGGAGCCCTTCCCAAGCACTAGAGAGACCTGGGGGCCATCACTCCCCCACATCTACTCCCAGGCACATCTGGGTCAGGCACAGAGGTCAGTTTCTATAGGCTCTGGGCCCTGCTCCCCAAAACCTCTGGGCCTCCTGGCCACCCTGTGGGGAAAGGGCGAAATGCAGGGGGCCATTTTGCAGGTACACGCCTTCCCCCAGGGGTCCTCCCTTCCAGCCTCGGCCAGGCCAGGCCGTGCCACACACTCACCAGTATACCACCACCGTGTGCTTCATGTACTTGAGCAGCTTCTTGGTCTCAAACAGCAGGGGGATATCCAGAATCACGTAGCGGTATCCTGGGGGGAGGCCAGGAAACCCACAAGTTCAATTCTGCAAGCACACACAGGACTATGTGCTCAGTGTGGGAACAGCGTCCAAGCCACCGCCCCCTACCATCAGGAGCTGCCCGGCAGAGGGGGAGACCTTCCGAGGAGAGGCATAACCTGAATGCTAGCCAGTTCCAATGCCATTCAGAACACAAAGCTGCAGAAAGTCATTTTGGGGTGGATGATCCAAGAAGACCTTACAGAAGGGATGGCATCTGTATTGGCCTTGAAGAGCGGGTAGGACTTCTGATACTTGAAAACGAGCAGGTGGAGGTGAGGGTTCCAGGAAGGGGAAGAGCTCTGCCGGAAGTGGAGGCCTCGAGCAGAGTGAGGCGGAGCTGACAAGGTGGTCGGGGCAGTCACAAAGGGCTGGGTTCACTTGATCTTCAACCCAAAGAGTTGTTATTTCTGAACAGGGAGGTGACACAGCCAGAGCTGTAGGAGACTGGAGAGAGTTTCCAGGAATAAGTGGGCCTATTCTGCCCTACTTCACCCACTTTtcctcaaaaaaagagaaaaaaaaaaatgataggttCTCCACCAGGAGCCAGGTCCTGCACGGCGCTCTCTGCCGACTCTCCACGAGAAACTCCTATGGGGTGGTGGCCGCAGCAGCCCCAGAGGGAAAGCAGCTGCTTCTCGGCGTCAGAGGCCGCCCCCAGCCAAGGATTACAGGTACGActctggggggtgggagtggttaTGACTCATACTACAGAAGTAACTCCCGTGGGGTAAAAGGCACCGACTAGCCCTCCCACTGCAAGCCAAGGCCGGCCAAGTGGGTGCAACCTCACCCACTGTGCGCGGGCATGTCCCTGGGTTACTCGCCCAGGAACACCTGGGGCTCCCAGTTCTCTTAGGCATGTGACCGCTGTGTAAGTGTGGAAGAGCTGGCAGGGATCCAGGAGCAGTgagaagcgtgtgtgtgtgtgtgtgtgtgtgtgtgtgtgtgtgtgtgtgtgtgtgtgtgtgtgtgtgtgtgtgtgtgtgtgtgtgtgtgtgtgtgtgtgtgtgtcatgagATGGGCTCAGATGACACGCCTTGGTTTGTCGCCACCACTGTCTCCCTTTGGGCCCCTTACCAAACCTCACCTGTGTGAATGAGTGAACAGATGGCCCGCTTCACAGGAAGACGGTAAGGATTACATGAGCAAATGCCTGTAAACCCCTCAGCAGCCCCTCACCCAGACCCTCACTCACTGCTCCACAGATGATGGCTGGCTGTTATTACTACAGCTCcctggaggaaggaggctggCAGTGCTGGCTCCCCAACTCCTGTCCAGCCCAGAACAGGGGCCGAGACCAGGTCCTCACTGGGCCTCTTACCTCCCTTTTCTGCTCCACTCCCGTCCCTTCCTCGGCCCTTTCTCCTCGGCCCCTCTCGGGAGCTCGCGGACAGCTCTATGCTTCGCTGGCAAAGGGCTATTCAGCTGTCACATCCCTCCTGCTTGATAAGCTCTGCAAACCACCCTGACTCTATTAAGACATCCGTCTGCCTACGCGGAGACCTCCCAACAGCTGGTGATCTTATCTGACGTTTGATTATACCAACTCTGACAGTTGTATTTGTTATACTCATCAGGGGAAAACTGGGACTGTGGAAGCCACAGCTGTCGTCCCCATTTTTCACCTTATCGAGCTGAAAAGAGCTTTCTAGCTTTTATTTAAGTGGTggtggctggggagaggggaagttGGGTGGATGACACAGCGGGAGAACTTTGGAGCGGGTGACATTATCCGATGCTTAATTTCAGAAGGGGAGAGCCACTGCTGCCTCAAAGCCCTGCAGATAGATGTACTCGCGCCTGGCCTGGGAGCGAACGCGAAAGGGCAGGAATGAAAGGCAGAAGGCCTCGCTCCTGGCGGGGGTGGGCAGTGACGGGAGGGGTCTTGGCACAGATACAAGAGGCAGGACAAAGGTAGCAAGAGTCCTGAGACTGCCcttgagggaggagggaggaggcctgCGGCAAGGTACTGAGATGGGGAGCAAAAGCTGGTCCAGCAGGGAGGATGCTGGGAGCCAGCTCCTGCCTGGCCAGagctggggggcggggaagggagggTCAACATCAAGGATGTCTGTCAAGTCATCCCTTTCCTTCTGGAGGGAGGTACTGGCCAGAGGGGACAGCAGTGGGGAGAGGGTCCCCACTCTGTACATGAGAACTTGACGCACGGGAGAATTTGGCCATGATCACAGTGCAAAAGCCCGAAGAAAAGCAAGAAGCCTCCCCCATACCCTCCAGGAAGCAAAGTCTCAGCCTCGTGACTGACGGGAGACAATCAGCCAGGCCTTCAACCCGGAGCCTGGGCTGGAGGCTCCAGGGCCCAGCGGCTGACAGGCCGCTCTGTAGGGGCCCTGGGCCAGCCTCTCGCCTGATCTTAAACCATTGCTCTCagctctcccccttctcctgggGACTGACCCCATCCTGGACAGTAAAGATCAGGTCACCCCTGCCCAACGCCATCCTGAAGAACCGTGCTTGGACTGTAGCGTACGGCTTGGGAAAGGCTGACACAGACCCCAGCTTTTCAAACACTCTCCCCTTCCTTCAGTCCTGCCGCATCACTTGGCCGTCCCTGAGCACGCCAGGCTAGCTCTCTCCACTGAGGCCCAGCCCCCAAGGATCATCCTCCACTTAGAACCCACCCCCACCGGCCCTGGCCATCCCGGAGCCTCCCCACCTTACACTCTGCAAACTTACTTTCCCAGGCGGCTCAACCAGCACCAAACCTGACTGACTACGGTTTACATTGTCGTGGTGTTTGACAGTCACAGCGTAGACTTTTAGTCTCCCTAAGAACTTGCCTGGGTTGGCATTATCAGCCTTACtatgcagaggaggaaacaggcgcgggtgtgtgtgtgtgtgtgtgtgcactcaacAGTCACACCGCTGGAAACCGTGAGGGCCAGGACTTAAACTCAGGTCTTATGACTCCATTATTCGCCAGCTACTATGACTCCCACCCTATTAGAAAAATCAGCTTCCTGGGGTTCATGGCTCAAAAGCCTCAAGTGTCTCTTCTCATTAAACTGTCAGCCCCCTTAAGAGCTGAGGGACATCACTTCTCTCTGGGGCTGGTACAGGGCTGCACGGAGGATGCCGATGAGCAGAGCGAACTCAACAGCCTGGATGATAACCAGCTCCTCCCcccgctcccacccccacccccgccaacctTTCTGCAGAGGAGAagggcctgggccccaccccGTCCCAGGCCCCGGGTCTTACCCCGGAGGAAGAACTTGAAGGTCTCCTTCATCATTTCCTTGCAGATCTCAGGGTGGGTGATGGAGTTGAGCAGGTGCCGCCGGTCGGGCTGGTTAAAGATCAGGTCCCCCAGGACCTTTCGATCGATGTCGCCATTCTCCAGCAAGACCTCAGTGCCGAAGGCCTCCACGATGCGCCGGTGGGCGGGGTACCCTGGCTGGACGACTGTGGCATGAAGAGGAGCCTGGGTCACTCGCTGGAGCCTCCAGCCCAGCCAGGGGACTCTGAGTGACCAGAGGCAAAATGATGGCGGAACCCAGGGGTTCTTCTTTCAGTTGCAGCAAAAACAAGATGATGGGAgggaaagcagagaggagagcaGAGTGCACAGAATCCCTGGTGTTGGTCATAGGGTGAGGGGAGCTGGAGGGaagagtgggggtggggcagtaAGGGGCAGGAGACCAGGGCTGATGGGAAGGCCCCCCCCCTCCTCTGAGGGCTTGAAGAGCCTTATAAAAAGGTGAGGCCTCATGGAAGGAAGGGAGCCCAGGGCATCTGCTGTGTACAACCCGCCCCCCCAACTCACCATGCCGGGCGATGACGTCCACATCAATCACCGCACAACCCAGCTGCTGGAACACCTGGATCACCGAGCTCTTGCCTGAGGCAATGCCCCCTGTCAGGCCCACCAGGAACATCTTCCTAGGAAAGAGGGAGGTCACCGGAGGCCAAGCTCCCCGGTTGCGATGGTCCCGCACAGGAAAGCTGGAAGGACCTGCCTGTGGCACAGAGCAGGCCTGGTCAGTGTGGAGCCAAATGGCTGGGGGACAGCAAGGCAAAGgcgggggagggagacacagctGGCCAGGCAGAGCCTCCCCTGTGCTCGGGAGGCTCAGGGTCCACCCGAGACAGAAAACTCTTTCAGGAGAGGCCTCCGGTGTTCTTTTAAAGACACTCATGAAGAAGGCAAACTAACACTATAAATTTAGCAATCAAAACGCTGAGCAGGCAGAGCAAGGTCGGGTGCTATTAAGCAAAGAGAGCTTTCTGGAGGCTGCCGTACCCCACTGCGGGCAAGCTCCCATAGGAAAGGGACACCTGTCCCTCTGGGGTGAACCCAAGGGGCTCTCCAGATGGCCCCAGCCTCCGCTTTCTAGTCTGGGACACTGAGGCTCACGGGGAGGAAATGGCCTGCCTGCCACACCCTAGCACCGGCACCAGGAGGCCTGGTGACTGGTGTACACTGAGAGTAATAATCCCTCCTTCTCATCTAGGAAGCAGCCCAGGTGGGGAGCTCAGTGAGAGGCAGTGGCTGAGTGGCCACTAAGCCTGAGGTTTACAGAAGTGTGGATCATGCCAAGAAGGAACGAGGGAAGGAAAACAGGCTTGGTGGGGAGGTAGCCTTCAGCCTGGCGTGGTGATCTGCGGTTCTCAGACTGAGCAGTTGCAATACAGCACAGAGGCTAGGAGCACACACCCTTCAAATCCAGTTGCTCCACTTGCATGCTGTGCAACCCGGGGAAAGTCACTTGCCTCTCTCaacctcagtttttttcatccataaaatgggggtaaAATGCAGATGACAGAACCTGCCTCCTAAGGCTGTTGCGCAGACTGACTGAGAAAACACATCTACAGCCCTTGGTGCACTGCCACTGATGTGGTAAATGCCCTGGAAAGGAGGTGAGGGTGCTGGTGCAGGACGGATGCTGTGGTCAGTCATACTGCAAggcatggaaagaaaaaaaagactttcatgAGGTCAGGTCCCCATTCCTGCAGCCTCAGACGATCTCACAGTAGATTTTAAGCCGTGTTGCATTTTCAGTAAACATGGTTACCATGTCCTGGACTCTGTTCCCAAACTGGGAGAAATTAAATCAAAGGCCAGGtctctcccatccttccttcAGCATCAAAGGAAGGATGTCCAGGACCCTGAAACCTGtcctaggacttttttttttttttttttttggttaaacaGCAGATTTACTGTCCTAATTACAGTTTGCTTGAGCTTATACTGAAATGAGTCTGCTTCCCCTGAGGACACACTAAACGACAGGGGGAGGCAGCCGCTCGGGTGTGGGCTGAGTGGATGGGTGGCTTGGGGCAGCGGGGGACCAACCTAGATGTTTAAATCTGCCCGCGCTCATTCTCACCCAGGGaagccagggaggagagaggaaaatatCCACCAGAATCATCATCCACATGGAGAGATCTAACTAAATTATTAAACCGTTTACAAGGCATTTCTCTACAATCTCTCTGAGACTGGAGTTGCCCCCAGGTAGGTCTCCCTCCAGCTTacaaaagaggaattaaggataGGGTTCACTtgcggggggaaaaaaaaattcatccacTCAgctgaagcttttaaaaatttttttaattaaaaaattaaaaaaatttttttttggctgggccgcacgacttgtgggatcttagttccctgaccagggattgaacctaggccctcagcagtgagatcgtggagtcttatccactggaccaccagggaattccttatttatttatttttggtgaagCTTTGAAATGGGATATTCAGCACCAGCGTTTTAAATCCAAACTCTGTCCTATTGTCCCTAAAGCACTGGGTCCTCTTCTGCGGAAGACCCATCTTGAAAACAGGCCGCAGCTGAGGGAACGGGCAAGGGCTGGTTCTCCACAAGGCCCTGACCCCTCATCGATGAAAGCAAGCCACTGTCACCTGGTCACCCAGGTTTGCCGAGTTGGGTAAGGGGGCCTGTAAGACCATGTGGCCGAACAGACCTCACCTCCTTCCTGTACACAGGACCAGGATCCGCCTcgagacctactgagtcagatcTTGGTGTTGGCGGGTGGAGGTACCCAGGCAGTTCTGCTGTGCAACAGGGCTTGGGATGGGCTCTTTGTTTACGATGGTAAAGACTGAGGACCAGAGAAGAAGGGACTTGCCCAGGACCACAACTAAAAGCAGAGCCTGGATGGAATTCAGGGCTCCTAACTCCAAGTCTAGACCCCTGCCTTAATGTACCCCGGGAATGGAAACTTAATTTACATTTAGATTAAGACAAAATAAGGATGGCGCATCCGTCTGTAGGCAAATCAATTTGGggccaaagaaaaattatttcttgatGATCACACTGGTGTTTTCCCCTGCAGAATAGGGGGCCGGATCTTACGGACAACCACCAGGGCACAGAGATAAATTCCAGGCTCAATTCTGCCCCAGCCTCCTTGGGTAACCCAGTGAAGAGCTTCCCTTGTCGGGGCCTTGGATGACCATCTGTAGAAACAGACTAACAGCTGCTTGGCCTCTGCCAGGAAGGCCGAGGGGATGGAGGAGCACATGCCCAGGGAAGCTGTGGGCCCCTGGCTTAAAGGGGCTGGACAAATAACAGCTGTTCCCATTTGACAAGCCCCTCCATCGCTCACTCCTTCATGAACCGCTGAACGAGTTCCTCTGGGCTTTGCAGCAACCAAAGGAAAACACAGGTCTTGCCCCACAGGAAAATTCTGAGAGACAGACAGTAACAAATGGAACCAACCAATAACAGAGCACTGACAGGTGAGCGAGAGCGATCACGTGGTACTCaccctgggcctggggagggtgggggatgggTCTGCCCAAGAGCTGCACTGACCGAGAGCCCACTGTCCCCTTAAGGCTCAGCAGGGAGGTAACGAAGGTTTAGGTTCCCAGCTGCCTCAAAGTCAGGCACCCAGATCCACGCAGACCTGTCCCGTAGCTCCTCTGCAGGCACCTACCAGAAGAGTGACCACCTTTGATATCCTCTTCTTGATCTGGCTCAAAAATCATCGAAAAGCTCACGATATGTGTGGCGGTGCTGAGTGGGAGAGGGCATCAAGAGTGACGGGGGTCATTGTTTTAAACGAGGGACCAAAGCAGTCACTCTGAGTGAGGACCTGAAAGCAGCGAGGAAGCAGGCCACCTCTCCCGGTGCAGCCTCGTCCACCCCCCAAACCCAAATCAGGCCTCTGACATCTCTCACCActtcatttcctctccttcccttgtGCCCACTGTGCTTTGTACTTTTGTGTGACTACGTGTTAGATAAAATAAGCTCCACAAGGTCACAAGCTGTGTCCAGTTTGGACCCTTTTGTCTCTAGCATCTAGCCTGGTGTCTAGTGACTGTCAGTCGCTCACCAGGTGAGTGATATTGGTCACGTTATTTAAGCTTTCTTTGActtagtttcttcacctgtaaaatggagctgaGGACACCTACTCTGGGTTGCCATGCAAAGTAAATGTGTTCatacatgcaaagcacttagaacagtacttAGCACACAAGGACCCTCAACCAATGTTCCCTTCTTGTTCTGACAGTGTTTGATAACTATGCGtagaatgaatgactgaatgactcCAGAAGCAGGAAAGGGAATGGGAAATACTTGGGGGTCACATTCTCCCCTCAGTGGCAAAGGAGAGGCTCCCAGCCTGCTCCTCTTTCCATAAGAACATGCTGCTCACTGCCAGTAAATCCCTCCAGGAGAaaagtgcaaacaaacaaaacacccaaTGGGTTCAAGCAGAATAAggaactgagggacttccctggtgctccagtgattaagaatctgccttccagtgcaggggatgtgggttcgatccctggtcagggaactaagatcccacatggcacgccacaactagagagaagcctgcgtgctgcaactaagacccgatgcagccaaaaataaataagtaagtaaataatgtgggttttttaacaaaaaagaataaggaactgATATGTGAATGGACacactttctttcctccctcgGGAGAGCTCGGGACTTGGGTTGGAGGCGAGTTCTCTTGTTTTGCATCTCCCAGTCAACAGCCCCACACCGGCCTGCCCAGCCAGGGCCCGCTCCCTCATGAACTTCcagcctctttcctcctccttctgcaGCCTCTCAGGATTTCACCCTGGGCATGTCTGACCAGCCACACGCTTCTCCTCTGAATTGCTTTCCAAAGGGGATGTATCCACGTTGCTCCAATGATCAATATAATCATTCATGAAAACGAGTTGTTCCCTGCCTTGGGACCCAATTATTTTCTTGTGGAAGCAGTGGTtgcaaaaatatattgttttccaATTAACTGATAAGTGCTATTTTTATCTACAGTTTCCTGGCTCCTGATCTTTCATTATTGGTGAGAGGTTGCTGTTCAAACCTGGGTCCAAGTTCTCTTCTCTTTGTCTGCTGGGCCTATTAAGTCACCACCTCCTTCTCCAGGCTGCCAATGACCTGGAGGGAGGCCCCAGAGCAGGTGCTGGCGGTCAGCCTCCCTCTCCCTCGGCCCTCACCAACaccaagggaagggagggagggagggagggagggagcaggtctTTCTTCTAGAGCCCTCTCCAGGCACACACCATCACTCCAGGGAGCTTTCATGGGTGGACAGGGAGGTCGTTTGGACGGGACTACAACACTGGTGTTGATGCAGAAAAAAGGATCACGGGGAATGCCAAATCTCAGGGTCTGTGAATGCAGCCACGTGGCCTAGGGCAATTTACTTCAGAGCTGTGGGCTTCTATTTCCTTGCATATAAAACGGGATTAATAATGACTACTCACAGGGGTTTCGTCAGGACTGAATGAGGTACCATATGCCCCCATCACCTCATCTTCCCCAACTCAATGTGTGACACGTCGGTGACTGCTGTCTACTCCCTTTCCCTGAAGGGCACCTCCGTCCTTTCAGCTGCTCAGGCCAAAACCCTCGGCACCCTCCTGGCTCCTCTCTCACAATCTTCATCCAACTCACCCCGCGCCCCCTGCCAGCTCTACCTTCCAGCTTCACCACCTAGACAGACATGCCCGCCGCCCCCCCGACAGCCCCGCCAACCCCGCCCACCGTCTTGCTCCTGGATTACTGCAGCAGCCTCCCAGTGATCTGCTGCCACCTTTGCTCCCCGACAGTCTGTTCGTCATAACAGCAGCTAGTGTGGTTGGATAGTGTCATCCCTCTGCCAAAACCCTCCAAGGTCCCCGTCTCACTTCAAGCCCAGTCCTTAGAGTCCCGTAGGGGCCTCCTGACAGACACAGCTCCATTCTCTCCAGGCACTCACCACTCCCCCGCTTGAATGAGACCCTCCAGCCACCCTGACTGCCTTGCTGCTCCTTGACCGTGCTGAGCACTCCCACCTCGGGCCTGTGGACACGCTGTTCCCTCCACACATAAGGTCCTTTCCCCCAAGGGTCTCACGGCTCACCCCCTTCTCCGCTCAGTTGTCACCCTATCAGAGACTGCCGTGAATATGTAAAATAGCACCGTTTCCCTCGTGTTTCACTTTTCTTCACTGCACTTATCACCCCTCAAATATTATGTCTATGTGATTATTTATTGTAATCTTCCTCTCTCCCTAGAATCTGAGCACTATTGAATTCAAGGTGCTTAAAACAGGGCCCGATGAGCAGCAGGGCCTCAGACAATATCGGCTGAATACTGTACATAAAGCTCACAGCAAAATGTCCAGCTCATGGGTCAGCAGGAACTCAAcagtaactattttaaaataagaacatatCTGTTCCAGAAAACGTACTGTGACAATCACAAAACCTCTTCCACATCACTTCCCACCCCCACATTCCTGGGCTGAGATATCTTGGgctcacaaatgaggaaaccgaggcaagGAGTGCCTAGGAAGCCGAGTGTCCCAGCAGGCAGGGACTGGAGTGTAAGAGCTGCCATCCACCGTCTGAGCTGCTCCCTGTGTGCCTGGACGTCGTGGATCCCATCTGATCAGCACAACGACCCAAAGAAGTCAGTTCTTACTTATTCCCATTCtaaaggtgaggaaatggaaggTAAAAGAAGTTAGGTATTTGCCCACCGTAGTTCCAAGTGGTCTTCGTACTGGAGGAGGCACGAAGATTTTCCAAGGGACACAAAAACATGGTTTAAGAGGAATAAATTTCAACTCAGTTTGCCAAGTGTCTCCCTATGAGAACAGATCAGACTTGGAACATGCTGCGGGCTATCTTTTCCCAGGTTCCCAGAAAGGTGTAACTACCCACCCATGCCAAATTTTACTAAGGTGCATTGTTCCACGGTGCAAAATACCCCTGACACCCAAAGGGGTAATTCAAAATATAAGTATTCATGCCAAGAATGTGATTGTTTATAGTGACCACGTAACAAATTCTCCTGCTAAGTCCGGTGCTTTCTAAACCTTTGCCTTCAGTAAAGTTAAAGGAGGACCTAAAAGAACTGTCAGCTGACAAGTCATTAGTAATTGACATCACAGTGATTTTTTGGCCCATAACTCAAAAGATGTTCAAAGAGTTGAGTATTACTGCCACAACGAAATGTCTTCAACTCCTCTGTATTTATTTACAAGAACCAACTTTTTCAATGCTTACgggcatgaaagaaaaaaaagctctgCTCTTTCTAGCAAATATACATGGATACgtatatgaattttttaaaaagttccattTGGCTTATTAAGagaagcattttaaataaaacttatgTTTAACAATGATCAAAACTAGTTGTTGTGGTCAATTgggtattttacaatttttgaactcaatccaaaagaaaatgtttaatattatgacaatacaattttcaaaagtgttttaatttttgtccGTATTTTTGTTGCAGAGAAGTAGGACAGCAAACCAAAGACTTCGAGCATAAAATTGattttactagaaaaaaattctgtggAGGAAATATAGTGGAAATACGAGTTCaaggaggaaaaaggaacaaTGTAAAATTTCAACCGTTAAATAAAAACtggtggaattccctggtggtgcagtggttaagaatctgcctgacaatgcaagggacacaggttcaagccctggcccaggaagatcccacatgccgcggagcaactaagccccgtgtgccacaactactgagcctgctctctagagcctgtgagccacaactactgagcccacgtgccacaactactgaagcctgcgcgcctagagcccgtgctccgcaacaagagaagccatgacaatgagaagcccacgcaccgcaacgaagagtagccccggctcacgacaactagagaaagcccgcgcacagcaacaaagacctaacacagccaaaaataaataaataaataaattaaaaaaaaaaaaaagaatccgcctgcccatgctgggtacacgggttcaagccctggtccctggtccgggaagatcccacatgccgcggagcaagctcgtgcgccacaactactgagcccaagcgccacaactactgaggctgagctctagagcccatgagccacaactaatgaagtgcgcgcaccacgatgagaagcccgcgcactgcaatgaagagcagccccccccccctcgccacaactagagaaagccccccgcgcagcaacgaagagccaacgcagccaaaagtaagtaaataaataagtaaatttatatattaaaaaaaaaccctatatattaaaaaaaactggtTCATGTATTCTTTTCAAAGAATGAGGGAAATCAAATCACTATGGTATTTAGATTCCACTGCAAATTTAAGTGCCTAatgtaacagttttattttttaaatgtccatattTACAATTAACCAAAAATCATATCCTTTGAAActttcagagaaaaatttttGCAATCTAAAAATGGGAGAGTGGGTAGTTTTCAAAACAAAGCTAAGCTCACTGCTACTGCTGGCCTGCCTTCAGCCCTAAAGGTACAGGTACTAAGTGAGGTTCTGAACCCTTTAACCAGATTACCCAGGAGGACACATTCAGACCTTGTTCGAAAGACAGAAGAGGATCTGGTGGGAATTTAGGGCTCGAAGGAAGAACCACCCCAACTGGCCTGTCCACTTTCCGTCATCAGCCAGATCTCTAGCATTTCATCGTGTCCCCAGGCCTGTCTGCACCCTGCCAAATCCATCTGCTTCATTTAGGCAAAATCTGCACAGCTGGCCCCCAAAGACACCATATGCAAAGGCTTCcatttcctcaactttaaaaCTAGGACTTAACGTCAAAGTTCATTCGGGTGACAATTTCTGCATAACTGGGAGAGAAACATCTTTGAAAACTTTGTAAACAAACTCAGCTCCAGAAGCGCCAAAGCCTCCGTTTGCGAAGCTGGGAGGCGGAGAAAAGCAGGGGGTCAGGCTGCCCTCTTCATCAATGCATAAGTGGGAACTCCATGCCTCCAATTTTTCACATGAGCAGAGTCGGAAAggtacccaagatcacacaactatAAGTGGCAGACGCTGGATTCAAAAATCAAACTTATATCTGACCACAAAGGTCTGAAGTGCAGTAGCTTTGGACTGAACCAGAGTTTGAATTCAATTTCCACCGCCTTCTAGCTGTAAATCTTTCTCGGTTTCCACAGCTGTAAAACAGGTAAAACATCACCTTACTTAGTAGGGCTGCTGTCAAGGCAATGAGCCATGGAGGTAaaatagtatgtgctcaataaactGTAACCAAGGCTTGAAAGAAAGGCGCGTACTCTACGCTACACCACGCAGCACGACTGGTGCGCCCAGAGCCCGGCACCGGGACACAATACCTCCGGGGTGGACCCAGCTCTCCGGGGTGGCCTGAGCTCCCAAGAGAGCAATGCAACCCCGGGAGCCGCCGCCGGGAGCCGCCGCCCGGCCCGCCCCTCCCCGGGCCCGGCAGCTCCCACTTGCCCGTGCGGCGCTCTACGTACCCGGGGCCTCTGACCCGACCTCGGAAGCCGCGTTTCGCCCAGTCCCACAGGCGTTCACTGGGTGGCTCCCGGAGGGCAGTCGAGGCCTCAGGAGCGCGCGCACGCGGACCGGACGTCCGGCCAGCGGAAGGGGGCGGGACCGGGGAGGCGGGGCGGGACCGGGGAGGCGGGGCGGGACCGGGGAGGCGGGGCGGGACCGGGGAGAGGAGAATCGGGAAAACGCGCAGCCCTAGAGCGCTG harbors:
- the DCAKD gene encoding dephospho-CoA kinase domain-containing protein isoform X4, producing MWTSSPGMAPLHATVVQPGYPAHRRIVEAFGTEVLLENGDIDRKVLGDLIFNQPDRRHLLNSITHPEICKEMMKETFKFFLRGYRYVILDIPLLFETKKLLKYMKHTVVVYCDRDTQLARLMQRNNLNRDDAEARIKAQLPLKDKARMARHVLDNSGEWSVTKRQVVLLHAELERSLEYLPLRLGVLTGLAGIASLLYLLTHYLLPSP
- the DCAKD gene encoding dephospho-CoA kinase domain-containing protein isoform X1 is translated as MSVFKRTPEASPERVFCLGWTLSLPSTGEALPGQLCLPPPPLPCCPPAIWLHTDQACSVPQAGPSSFPVRDHRNRGAWPPVTSLFPRKMFLVGLTGGIASGKSSVIQVFQQLGCAVIDVDVIARHVVQPGYPAHRRIVEAFGTEVLLENGDIDRKVLGDLIFNQPDRRHLLNSITHPEICKEMMKETFKFFLRGYRYVILDIPLLFETKKLLKYMKHTVVVYCDRDTQLARLMQRNNLNRDDAEARIKAQLPLKDKARMARHVLDNSGEWSVTKRQVVLLHAELERSLEYLPLRLGVLTGLAGIASLLYLLTHYLLPSP
- the DCAKD gene encoding dephospho-CoA kinase domain-containing protein isoform X2; amino-acid sequence: MFLVGLTGGIASGKSSVIQVFQQLGCAVIDVDVIARHVVQPGYPAHRRIVEAFGTEVLLENGDIDRKVLGDLIFNQPDRRHLLNSITHPEICKEMMKETFKFFLRGYRYVILDIPLLFETKKLLKYMKHTVVVYCDRDTQLARLMQRNNLNRDDAEARIKAQLPLKDKARMARHVLDNSGEWSVTKRQVVLLHAELERSLEYLPLRLGVLTGLAGIASLLYLLTHYLLPSP
- the DCAKD gene encoding dephospho-CoA kinase domain-containing protein isoform X3, which codes for MSVFKRTPEASPERVFCLGWTLSLPSTGEALPGQLCLPPPPLPCCPPAIWLHTDQACSVPQAGPSSFPVRDHRNRGAWPPVTSLFPRKMFLVGLTGGIASGKSSVIQVFQQLGCAVIDVDVIARHVVQPGYPAHRRIVEAFGTEVLLENGDIDRKVLGDLIFNQPDRRHLLNSITHPEICKEMMKETFKFFLRELNLWVSWPPPRIPLRDSGYPPAV